One Prochlorococcus marinus XMU1411 genomic window, TTTTTCAACTTCTAAAAAGAATCTTTCTTTCTTAATTGTATTTGAAAGATTTGACATTATTATTGCACCATCTTTTCGAGGAATTGGGTATTCAAATTCAAAGTTGGTAAAGCTTTTGATATATTTTTTGAGTGCAATTTTATAATCTTTGCCAGTGAACCTTATTCTGATAATCCAATCATCTATATTTTTTGATAAATATCCTTGTTCAATATAGGTTTTTTTTGTGATGAATTTTTTCCATTTATCATTTTTTATAAGAAATCGTCTTTCTATTTCTAAGGCCATTTAATTTTTTGAATTTTTTAGAGATAAATCACCTTTCCAATCTAGTTTTTTTATTAAAGTATTGTAATAGTTAGAGCTTTTTTTAAACTTTATTATTTTGCAGGGTGATTTCCCTTTTTTGATTTCACAATAATAATTTTCCTTTATAGTCATACATTTGGAACCATCTCTCCATAGTTTAATTTCACCTTTACTTTTTTTTACTGGTTTAATGATTACCTTACTCGTATTAGGTATAACTATTGGTCTACTAGCTAAACTCATTGGGCATATAGGGTTAATTATCATTGCATCTATACTTGGATGTACTATTGGACCACCAGCAGCCATTGAGTATGCCGTTGAACCAGTAGATGTAGATATAATCAATCCATCACCTTTATATTCATTTACCTTCTCATTATCGATTTCAATTAGTATTTGGTTGGTAGGAGAAATATCCTCTTCAACGGATTTAAAATAAAAATCATTTAAGGCGTCATATCTTTTTGTAATTTTTTTCTCTGGACTCGTTTCACTAATACAAACATTACAATTTAATCTATTACGAAAGTCAATGATATATTCTTCGTTTTCAAGGATTTCAATAAAAGATTTGTCAAATAAAAAATCTTTCTCTTGAGTAAGAAACCCCAAATTGCCACCAATATTAAAGCTTAATAAAGGAATATTATAATCAGCTAATGCATTTGCACATTTCAGGAAGGTTCCATCCCCACCAAGTACTATTCCAATGT contains:
- a CDS encoding CYTH domain-containing protein, with protein sequence MALEIERRFLIKNDKWKKFITKKTYIEQGYLSKNIDDWIIRIRFTGKDYKIALKKYIKSFTNFEFEYPIPRKDGAIIMSNLSNTIKKERFFLEVEKKSWIIDCFKENNYPLEIAEIELSDEMEDFSLPSFISKEITGLTHYSNFNLANKPFSKWKEEYLTTFKSN
- a CDS encoding NAD(+) kinase, coding for MKLSLVLIVYRSDSPIALEASKFCEEILKAKNITSNRIESDFHEDKIEKYLCNSESQPDIGIVLGGDGTFLKCANALADYNIPLLSFNIGGNLGFLTQEKDFLFDKSFIEILENEEYIIDFRNRLNCNVCISETSPEKKITKRYDALNDFYFKSVEEDISPTNQILIEIDNEKVNEYKGDGLIISTSTGSTAYSMAAGGPIVHPSIDAMIINPICPMSLASRPIVIPNTSKVIIKPVKKSKGEIKLWRDGSKCMTIKENYYCEIKKGKSPCKIIKFKKSSNYYNTLIKKLDWKGDLSLKNSKN